From a single Accipiter gentilis chromosome 10, bAccGen1.1, whole genome shotgun sequence genomic region:
- the HEXA gene encoding beta-hexosaminidase subunit alpha isoform X2: MPCTQLLVFVATPGCDGFPSLDSKESYKLSVLEGSLLLSADAVWGALRGLETFSQLVGRDENGTYYINKTEIVDFPRFPHRGLLLDTSRHYLPLRAILETLDVMAYNKFNVFHWHIVDDPSFPYESSTFPELSKQGAFNAMTHVYTASDVQTVIEYARLRGIRVIAEFDTPGHTLSWGPGAPGLLTPCYLGKDPSGTYGPINPILNSTYQFVTSLFQEVSAVFPDFFLHLGGDEVDFTCWKSNPKIRAFMKEMGFGKDYKKLESFYIQRLLDIISSLGKGYIVWQEVFDNRVKVRPDTIIHVWKNSIPYMEEMANVTKAGYRALLSAPWYLNHIAYGQDWMAAYQVEPLKFEGSPEQKDRVIGGEACMWGEYVDVTNLAPRLWPRAGAVAERLWSNVTVRDLQDAYVRLADFRCKLLGRGVQAQPLYIGYCENEFGGF; this comes from the exons ATGCCCTGCACTCAGCTCTTGGTCTTTGTTGCCACACCAGGCTGTGATGGGTTTCCCAGCCTGGACTCCAAGGAGAGCT ATAAGCTGTCTGTCTTGGAAGGCTCCTTGCTGCTCTCTGCGGATGCTGTCTGGGGAGCTCTCAGAG GCCTGGAAACATTCAGCCAGCTCGTTGGGAGAGATGAGAATGGCACG TACTACATCAACAAGACAGAAATTGTGGATTTTCCCCGCTTCCCTCACCGGGGACTGTTGCTGGACACCTCTCGTCACTACCTGCCCCTGAGAGCCATCCTGGAAACTCTG GATGTCATGGCTTACAACAAGTTCAATGTGTTTCACTGGCACATTGTGGATGACCCGTCTTTCCCCTACGAGAGCTCGACCTTCCCAGAGCTCAGCAAGCAG GGAGCCTTCAATGCTATGACCCACGTGTACACAGCCAGTGATGTGCAGACAGTGATTGAGTACGCCCGGCTGCGTGGCATCAGAGTCATTGCAGAGTTTGACACTCCTGGGCACACCCTCTCCTGGGGTCCAG GTGCTCCAGGCCTCCTGACTCCCTGCTATTTGGGCAAGGATCCTTCTGGGACCTATGGGCCCATCAACCCCATTCTTAACAGCACCTACCAGTTTGTGACCAGTTTGTTTCAAGAGGTCAGCGCTGTGTTCCCAGACTTCTttcttcaccttggtggtgatgAGGTGGACTTCACCTGCTG GAAGTCCAATCCGAAAATTCGTGCCTTCATGAAGGAGATGGGCTTTGGCAAAGATTACAAAAAATTAGAGTCGTTCTACATCCAGAG GCTTCTGGATATCATCTCTTCCCTTGGCAAAGGTTACATTGTGTGGCAGGAGGTCTTTGACAACAGGGTGAAG GTGAGGCCAGATACCATCATCCACGTGTGGAAGAACTCCATACCATACATGGAGGAGATGGCGAATGTCACCAAGGCTGGCTACCGGGCTCTGCTCTCTGCCCCCTGGTACCTCAACCACATCGCCTATGGGCAGGACTGGATGGCAGCCTACCAGGTGGAGCCCTTGAAGTTCGAAG GCAGCCCTGAGCAGAAGGATCGGGTGATCGGCGGAGAGGCGTGCATGTGGGGTGAATATGTGGACGTCACTAACCTGGCCCCCAGGCTCTG GCCGAGAGCTGGGGCTGTAGCCGAGAGACTGTGGAGTAACGTGACCGTCAGGGACCTGCAAGATGCCTACGTGCGGCTGGCTGACTTTCGCTGCAAGCTTCTCGG GCGTGGTGTCCAGGCGCAGCCTCTCTACATAGGATACTGTGAAAATGAATTTGGCGGGTTTTGA